Proteins found in one Arthrobacter pascens genomic segment:
- a CDS encoding CoA-acylating methylmalonate-semialdehyde dehydrogenase, with the protein MTTSTTTLTQISHFISGAETPGDGDRTRPVYNPATGRVSAELRLANRADLDATVAAARAAADSWGDISLAKRTAVLFKFRELVASHVDELAALITAEHGKVLSDAKGEIGRGLEVVEFACGIPQLLKGDYSDQVSTGIDVFSFREPLGVVAGITPFNFPVMVPLWMAPMAIATGNAFILKPSERDPSASMLLAKLWKDAGLPDGVFQVLHGDKETVDGLLTHPDVDGISFVGSTPIAQYVHETATKHGKRVQALGGAKNHAIIMPDADLDNAADHLAAAAFGSAGERCMAISVAVAVGDAADLLVKKVEERALAVKVNNGTVPGAEMGPVITTASKDRIVRIVTEAETAGAAMVVDGRDLVVPGHEDGFWVGPTVLDHVKTGMTAYTEEIFGPVLVVVRVADLEEGIRLINANPYGNGTAIFTSSGANARTFQRSVTVGMIGINVPLPVPVAYHSFGGWKASLFGDKHIYGPEGVSFYTRGKVVTSRWPEPTHASGASYNFPSN; encoded by the coding sequence ATGACCACGTCAACGACGACACTCACCCAGATCAGCCATTTCATCAGCGGCGCCGAAACCCCGGGCGACGGCGACCGCACCCGCCCGGTCTACAACCCGGCTACCGGCCGGGTCAGTGCTGAGCTGCGGCTGGCGAACCGGGCAGATCTGGATGCCACGGTGGCCGCTGCCCGGGCGGCCGCGGATTCCTGGGGTGATATTTCCCTGGCGAAGCGGACTGCGGTGCTGTTCAAGTTCCGCGAACTTGTTGCCTCCCACGTGGATGAGCTCGCGGCGCTGATCACGGCCGAGCACGGCAAGGTTCTCTCGGATGCGAAGGGCGAGATCGGCCGCGGCCTGGAGGTGGTGGAGTTCGCCTGCGGCATTCCGCAGCTGCTTAAGGGCGATTATTCCGACCAGGTCTCCACCGGCATCGATGTCTTCTCCTTCCGCGAACCCCTGGGCGTGGTGGCCGGGATCACGCCGTTCAACTTCCCGGTGATGGTGCCGTTGTGGATGGCGCCGATGGCGATCGCGACCGGGAACGCGTTCATCCTCAAGCCCTCCGAACGCGACCCCTCCGCCTCGATGCTGCTCGCCAAACTCTGGAAGGACGCAGGCCTGCCCGACGGGGTCTTCCAAGTCCTGCACGGGGATAAGGAAACCGTGGACGGGCTCCTGACCCACCCGGACGTGGACGGGATCTCGTTCGTTGGCTCCACCCCGATCGCCCAGTACGTCCACGAGACCGCCACGAAGCATGGCAAGCGGGTCCAGGCGCTGGGCGGGGCGAAGAACCACGCGATCATCATGCCGGACGCGGACCTGGACAACGCCGCGGACCACCTCGCCGCGGCCGCTTTCGGTTCCGCGGGCGAACGCTGCATGGCCATCTCGGTCGCCGTGGCTGTCGGCGATGCGGCGGACCTGCTGGTGAAGAAGGTCGAAGAGCGCGCCCTGGCCGTCAAGGTCAACAACGGCACCGTCCCCGGCGCCGAGATGGGCCCGGTCATCACGACGGCCTCCAAGGACAGGATCGTCCGGATCGTCACCGAAGCCGAAACCGCGGGAGCGGCGATGGTGGTGGACGGCCGTGACCTGGTGGTCCCGGGCCACGAGGACGGCTTCTGGGTGGGCCCCACCGTTCTGGACCACGTGAAGACCGGGATGACCGCCTACACTGAGGAAATCTTCGGACCCGTCCTCGTCGTCGTCCGCGTCGCTGACCTGGAGGAAGGCATCAGGCTGATCAACGCCAACCCGTACGGGAACGGCACCGCCATCTTCACCTCCTCCGGCGCCAACGCCCGCACGTTCCAGCGCTCCGTGACCGTGGGCATGATCGGCATCAACGTACCCCTGCCCGTCCCGGTCGCCTACCACTCCTTCGGCGGCTGGAAGGCCTCGCTCTTCGGCGACAAGCACATCTACGGCCCCGAAGGCGTCTCCTTCTACACCCGCGGCAAAGTCGTCACCTCCCGCTGGCCCGAACCCACCCACGCCTCCGGCGCCTCCTACAACTTCCCCTCCAACTAA
- a CDS encoding D-2-hydroxyacid dehydrogenase: MTGATGPKRPVVAALYREALPPRLAEVEELAEVRLTKADGLAEAMDGADVLYQWHSFSPALRENWGAASSLQWIHVTAAGVSQLMFDELVASDVTYTNSRGVLSTAIAEFALGFVLDMAKDSQGSFRLQQEQRWQHRTTRKIQGQRALVVGTGSIGREIARLFRAVGMEVSGAGRTARPGDADFGQIHSSRELAGIVGDYDYLVLAAPLTADTKGLVGADVLAAMKPSARLINVGRGELVDTPALTEALTSGSIAGAALDVVHPEPLPAGHPLWGLENVIITPHMSGDTEGYLDDLGKLFVDNLKRYCNGEPLGNVVDKALGFVSTPEPSLTF; this comes from the coding sequence ATGACCGGCGCTACAGGACCCAAGCGGCCCGTCGTCGCCGCCCTTTACCGAGAAGCGCTCCCGCCACGCCTGGCCGAAGTCGAGGAACTGGCAGAGGTCCGGCTGACCAAGGCTGACGGTCTCGCAGAGGCAATGGATGGCGCGGATGTGCTGTACCAGTGGCACTCCTTCTCGCCCGCACTCCGCGAGAACTGGGGCGCGGCCTCGTCCCTGCAGTGGATCCATGTCACGGCGGCCGGCGTCAGCCAGCTGATGTTTGATGAGTTGGTTGCAAGTGATGTGACCTACACGAACTCCCGCGGGGTCCTCAGCACCGCGATCGCCGAGTTCGCCCTCGGCTTCGTCCTCGACATGGCCAAGGACTCCCAAGGTTCCTTCAGGCTCCAGCAGGAACAACGCTGGCAGCACAGGACCACGCGAAAGATCCAGGGCCAACGCGCCCTGGTGGTGGGCACCGGGTCCATCGGCCGGGAAATCGCCCGGCTCTTCCGCGCCGTCGGCATGGAGGTCAGCGGTGCGGGCCGGACAGCCCGGCCCGGGGACGCTGATTTTGGCCAGATCCACTCCTCCCGGGAGCTTGCCGGGATCGTTGGTGACTACGACTACCTGGTACTCGCAGCCCCGTTGACCGCCGACACCAAAGGGCTGGTGGGTGCAGACGTGCTGGCCGCAATGAAGCCGTCCGCCCGGCTGATCAACGTAGGGCGCGGTGAGCTGGTGGATACGCCCGCGCTGACTGAGGCGCTGACCTCGGGTTCCATCGCCGGCGCAGCCCTGGACGTTGTGCACCCGGAACCACTCCCGGCCGGACACCCGCTATGGGGTCTGGAGAACGTCATCATCACTCCGCACATGAGCGGCGACACCGAAGGCTACCTCGACGACCTCGGCAAGCTCTTTGTGGACAACCTCAAGCGTTATTGCAACGGCGAACCACTGGGAAACGTCGTGGACAAGGCCTTGGGATTCGTCTCAACTCCTGAGCCCTCGCTCACTTTTTAA
- a CDS encoding tartrate dehydrogenase, giving the protein MSTHSIAVIAGDGIGKEVVPAAITCLERIAGIHGLNLAFTYFDWGSDYYGRNGRMMPADGLDQLARHDAIFLGAVGSPEVPDTESLWGLLIPIRREFQQYINLRPVRTLDGVTSPLASDKPIDILIVRENNEGEYSEVGGRMYRGLPHETAVQETIFTRLGVSRAAHFAASLAASRQGRLTSATKSNGIIHTMPFWDEVIEETARQYPGVTVTHELVDALAAHLVLKPWTLDVIVASNLLGDILSDLGSAVTGSIGVAPSANLNPEGDFPSLFEPVHGSAPDIAGKGLANPVGQIWSGAMMLEHLGHPDAAAHLQSAFESALRDGHSTRDVGGTSSTSEFTAAVLTAIDAHAPVTA; this is encoded by the coding sequence TTGAGCACGCACAGCATCGCAGTGATCGCCGGGGATGGCATCGGCAAAGAAGTCGTCCCCGCGGCCATCACATGCCTCGAGCGGATCGCCGGTATTCACGGGCTGAACCTGGCGTTCACCTATTTCGACTGGGGATCGGACTACTACGGCCGGAACGGGCGCATGATGCCCGCCGACGGGCTGGACCAGCTCGCCAGGCACGACGCTATTTTCCTGGGCGCCGTGGGCTCCCCGGAGGTTCCGGACACGGAATCGCTGTGGGGTCTGCTGATCCCGATCCGCCGGGAGTTCCAGCAGTACATCAACCTCCGCCCGGTCAGAACGCTCGACGGCGTGACCTCGCCTCTCGCGTCTGACAAGCCGATCGACATCCTGATCGTCCGCGAAAACAACGAAGGCGAGTACTCCGAGGTCGGCGGGCGGATGTATCGCGGCCTGCCGCACGAGACTGCCGTGCAGGAAACCATCTTCACCCGCCTGGGAGTCTCGCGTGCCGCCCACTTCGCCGCGTCTCTTGCTGCTTCCCGCCAGGGCAGGCTGACGTCCGCCACGAAGAGCAACGGCATTATCCACACCATGCCCTTCTGGGACGAAGTGATCGAGGAAACCGCCAGGCAATATCCGGGGGTGACCGTGACCCACGAGTTGGTGGATGCCCTGGCGGCGCACCTGGTCCTGAAGCCCTGGACGCTGGATGTCATTGTGGCCTCCAACCTTCTCGGTGACATCCTCTCGGACCTCGGCAGTGCCGTAACCGGCTCCATCGGCGTCGCGCCCAGCGCCAACCTGAACCCGGAGGGTGATTTCCCGTCCCTGTTCGAACCGGTCCACGGTTCGGCCCCGGACATTGCCGGGAAGGGCCTGGCCAACCCGGTGGGCCAGATCTGGTCCGGAGCGATGATGCTGGAGCACCTCGGCCACCCCGACGCGGCCGCGCACCTTCAGTCAGCATTCGAGTCCGCCCTGCGCGATGGTCACAGCACCCGCGACGTCGGCGGGACCTCGTCGACGTCGGAATTCACCGCGGCCGTCCTGACCGCGATCGACGCCCACGCCCCGGTGACGGCATAA
- a CDS encoding aldehyde dehydrogenase family protein: MSSSTVAEARPKTEETAYRRARFANLPGGAFIEGKWQSAELTLEVRDPEDGVLLGRVCTSTSQDVERAIAHIDRHLQADEWPLRARRQALETAVLLLGEQAERFANIIAAESSKTINEAEREVRRCIETLRLSAAASEELTGETLGFEDSMAGAGKIGWYSRKPVGIVAAITPFNDPLNLVAHKLGPAIIGGNGVVLKPSTRTPLTGLAFVQLLLEAGVPSGRIAAIVTGPGVSEALVTNERVDLISFTGGPATAERIAAAAGAKKILSELGGNNATVVCADADAEAAADAIVAGAFGVAGQNCLSVQRVYVHISLFDQVLERVTTGTKALKTGPKLDRGTDVGPLISEAEAKRVELWVEEAKAAGATVHAGGQRRNAYYEPTVLTDVPSECRVIREEVFGPVVSILPFIEVQDAVYAANNTEYGLQAGVFTQSIDLALAIAEKLHVGAVVINETSDVRIDSMPFGGFKKSGVGREGVRHAVREMTEPKNTIINLTGAGSRWQQLGGLPGRTTP; encoded by the coding sequence ATGTCATCATCAACGGTCGCTGAAGCGCGCCCAAAAACAGAGGAAACTGCATACAGGCGCGCACGATTTGCCAACCTTCCCGGGGGAGCTTTTATCGAAGGGAAATGGCAGAGCGCCGAGCTGACCTTGGAGGTGCGGGATCCTGAAGACGGTGTCCTGCTCGGACGGGTGTGCACCTCCACGTCGCAGGACGTGGAGCGTGCCATCGCCCACATCGATCGCCATCTCCAGGCGGACGAGTGGCCGTTGCGCGCCCGCCGGCAGGCACTTGAAACGGCAGTGCTGCTTTTGGGGGAGCAGGCTGAGCGGTTCGCCAACATCATCGCTGCCGAGAGCAGTAAGACCATCAATGAGGCGGAGCGCGAAGTGCGCCGCTGCATTGAAACCCTGCGGCTCTCCGCCGCGGCCTCCGAGGAGCTCACGGGGGAGACCCTGGGTTTTGAGGACAGCATGGCCGGTGCTGGCAAGATCGGCTGGTACAGCCGCAAGCCGGTGGGGATCGTTGCGGCGATCACGCCGTTCAATGATCCGCTGAACCTGGTGGCGCACAAGCTGGGCCCGGCAATCATCGGGGGCAACGGCGTCGTGCTGAAGCCTTCCACGCGCACCCCGCTGACCGGGCTGGCCTTTGTCCAACTGCTGCTCGAGGCGGGCGTCCCGTCGGGCCGCATCGCCGCGATCGTCACCGGTCCCGGCGTTTCCGAAGCGCTGGTGACCAACGAGCGCGTGGACCTGATTTCCTTCACCGGAGGCCCTGCCACGGCAGAACGCATCGCCGCCGCGGCCGGGGCGAAGAAGATCCTGTCGGAGCTCGGCGGGAATAACGCCACGGTTGTCTGCGCCGACGCCGACGCAGAAGCCGCCGCCGACGCGATCGTGGCCGGAGCCTTCGGGGTCGCAGGTCAGAACTGCCTTTCCGTGCAGCGCGTCTACGTGCACATTTCGCTGTTTGACCAGGTCCTGGAGCGGGTCACCACCGGTACCAAGGCGCTCAAGACCGGGCCGAAGCTTGACCGGGGCACCGACGTCGGGCCGCTGATTTCCGAGGCCGAGGCCAAGCGTGTGGAGCTATGGGTGGAAGAAGCCAAGGCGGCCGGCGCCACCGTGCACGCCGGCGGGCAGCGCCGGAACGCGTACTACGAGCCGACTGTCCTGACCGATGTGCCCTCGGAATGCCGGGTGATCCGGGAGGAAGTCTTCGGACCGGTGGTCAGCATCCTGCCGTTCATCGAGGTCCAGGACGCCGTGTATGCGGCCAACAACACCGAGTACGGCCTCCAGGCCGGGGTCTTCACGCAGTCCATCGACCTCGCCCTGGCCATCGCGGAGAAATTGCACGTCGGCGCCGTAGTCATCAACGAGACCAGCGACGTCCGGATCGACTCCATGCCGTTCGGCGGCTTCAAGAAATCCGGTGTGGGCCGGGAAGGCGTCCGGCACGCGGTCCGCGAGATGACCGAACCCAAAAACACCATCATCAACCTCACAGGGGCGGGGTCACGCTGGCAGCAGCTGGGCGGGCTACCGGGGCGGACCACACCTTGA
- a CDS encoding NAD(P)/FAD-dependent oxidoreductase, translated as MKLIPYWLDTAEASGDYRQTPVPENVDVAIIGAGFTGLSAAIEFAKQGASVAVFERHTVGWGASGRNGGMATTGLAISFSTAVKRYGATRAVEMFQEYNDAIDTIEKLVHDNGIDCDYNRFGKLSLAFHKSHYEGFLKSQEKLAKLADHHVTVIPKSEIHSEIGTDFYQGAMVDPLGAGLHVGKFVHGLAGAAVAAGADICENSAVTELKKVSGTVHDVHTTRGITRAKQVLVATSGYTGNITPWLQRRVIPVGSFIIVTDPLPEDVVHRILPNRRQASDSKMLTYYFRITPDNRLLFGGRARFALSSPDSDVKSAEILRKAMLELFPYLSNAKVDYIWGGLVDLSMDQMVHAGQHDGLFYSLCYSGHGVQMAAHMGKRMAHYMAGDKSANVWEDLKNPPVPGHFGPPWFLPFIGAAAKIIDRVK; from the coding sequence GTGAAACTCATTCCTTACTGGCTGGACACAGCCGAAGCATCCGGAGACTACCGGCAGACTCCGGTACCGGAGAATGTCGATGTGGCAATCATCGGCGCCGGATTTACCGGGCTGTCCGCGGCCATTGAATTTGCCAAGCAGGGCGCGAGCGTTGCCGTTTTCGAACGCCACACTGTTGGGTGGGGCGCATCGGGACGTAATGGGGGAATGGCGACGACCGGGTTGGCTATCAGCTTCAGCACCGCGGTCAAGCGGTACGGCGCCACCCGCGCCGTGGAGATGTTCCAGGAATACAACGACGCCATCGACACCATCGAGAAGCTCGTGCATGACAATGGCATCGACTGCGATTACAACCGCTTTGGAAAGCTCTCGCTCGCCTTCCACAAGTCCCACTACGAGGGCTTCCTGAAGTCGCAGGAAAAGCTGGCCAAACTGGCAGATCACCATGTCACAGTTATCCCGAAATCCGAGATCCACAGCGAAATCGGCACGGACTTCTACCAGGGAGCGATGGTTGACCCGCTCGGGGCGGGTCTGCACGTGGGGAAGTTCGTGCATGGCCTGGCCGGGGCGGCTGTTGCCGCCGGGGCGGATATCTGCGAGAACTCGGCAGTAACCGAGCTGAAAAAGGTTTCCGGCACCGTGCACGACGTGCACACCACCCGGGGCATCACCAGGGCCAAACAGGTTTTGGTGGCTACCAGCGGCTACACCGGCAACATCACCCCGTGGCTGCAGCGCCGCGTCATTCCGGTGGGAAGCTTCATCATTGTCACTGACCCGCTGCCCGAAGACGTGGTCCACCGTATCCTGCCAAACCGCCGCCAGGCCTCGGACAGCAAGATGCTGACCTACTATTTCCGGATCACCCCGGATAACAGGCTGCTCTTCGGCGGCCGGGCCCGTTTCGCGCTGTCCAGCCCGGACTCGGACGTCAAGAGCGCCGAGATTCTCCGCAAGGCCATGCTCGAACTCTTCCCATACCTCTCCAACGCCAAGGTGGACTACATCTGGGGCGGCCTGGTGGACCTCTCCATGGACCAGATGGTTCATGCGGGCCAGCATGACGGCCTCTTCTACTCCCTCTGCTACAGCGGACACGGCGTACAGATGGCCGCCCACATGGGGAAGCGGATGGCCCACTACATGGCCGGTGACAAGAGCGCCAACGTGTGGGAAGACCTGAAGAATCCTCCCGTGCCGGGCCACTTCGGCCCGCCGTGGTTCCTGCCCTTCATCGGCGCAGCGGCAAAAATTATCGACCGAGTCAAGTAG
- a CDS encoding haloacid dehalogenase type II, whose protein sequence is MADTNLRPKYISFDIYGTLINFDIDPTTRRLLDGRISEEQWPAFKKQFRGYRFDEVCGDYKPYEAILQDSFDRVCKRWGIGPTEGAGAAFAEAVRGWVAHEDVPAPLKLMGDNYQLVALSNADTSFLDISIPKLGADFHAVFTAEQAQAYKPRYQAFEYMLDTLNAKPEDFLHISSHTRYDMHPMHDMGFRNLWMLDRGYDPIGPGYDLNTAKSLDEINKHLGL, encoded by the coding sequence ATGGCAGACACGAACCTCCGGCCGAAGTACATCTCTTTTGATATCTACGGCACTCTCATCAACTTCGACATTGATCCGACCACGCGTCGCCTGCTCGATGGCCGCATCTCAGAAGAGCAGTGGCCTGCCTTCAAGAAGCAGTTCCGCGGGTACCGGTTCGACGAGGTCTGCGGCGACTACAAGCCCTACGAGGCGATCCTCCAGGATTCCTTTGACCGGGTGTGCAAGCGCTGGGGCATTGGGCCGACCGAAGGCGCCGGCGCAGCGTTCGCTGAGGCTGTGCGCGGCTGGGTTGCCCACGAGGACGTGCCGGCACCGCTGAAGCTCATGGGCGATAACTACCAGCTGGTGGCTCTGTCCAACGCCGACACCAGCTTCCTGGACATCAGCATTCCCAAGCTCGGCGCGGACTTCCACGCCGTGTTCACCGCTGAGCAGGCCCAGGCCTACAAGCCGCGCTACCAGGCGTTCGAGTACATGCTGGACACCCTGAACGCCAAGCCGGAGGACTTCCTGCACATCTCGTCGCACACACGCTATGACATGCATCCGATGCACGACATGGGTTTCCGGAACCTCTGGATGCTGGACCGTGGCTATGACCCCATCGGCCCGGGCTATGACCTCAACACTGCTAAATCCCTGGACGAGATCAACAAGCACCTCGGTCTCTAA
- a CDS encoding ABC transporter substrate-binding protein, which translates to MKTINKVQTAAAGLAVVFALSACGGAATGTPGSEETKSLTNNTTDVSEGVQPDAAAVALLPQSFKDKGELTVAMDLHYPPTTFLAEDNQTPIGLNPDIARLVAKKLDLKLKFVDTKFDTIVPGLDGGRYDFTATTMSKTEERLKVLDMIDYFKAGTSVAAAAGNPLNLTVETLCGKNIAVTQGSTGQLKRLPALNEQTCTSKGQPAINAVTLPNVQEALTQLHSKRIDGVLYDTTSLAWAEKQQPGSFTIIGQVNVGNSDVTAVGLKKGSPLTPAFQTALQSVLGTPEYKESLETWGLDSGAITDAKLN; encoded by the coding sequence ATGAAGACCATCAACAAAGTTCAGACCGCAGCCGCAGGGCTCGCCGTCGTTTTCGCCTTGAGCGCCTGTGGCGGCGCGGCCACCGGCACTCCGGGATCTGAGGAAACTAAGTCACTCACCAACAACACCACCGACGTCTCGGAGGGTGTTCAGCCGGATGCGGCTGCCGTGGCACTGCTGCCGCAGTCCTTCAAGGACAAGGGCGAGTTGACGGTCGCGATGGACCTGCACTACCCGCCGACGACGTTCCTTGCGGAGGACAACCAGACCCCGATCGGGCTCAACCCGGACATCGCCCGCTTGGTAGCGAAGAAGCTTGACCTGAAGCTGAAGTTCGTGGACACGAAGTTCGACACGATCGTCCCCGGACTCGACGGTGGCCGATACGATTTCACCGCCACGACCATGTCCAAGACCGAGGAGCGGCTCAAGGTCCTGGACATGATCGACTACTTCAAGGCCGGCACCTCTGTGGCTGCGGCCGCGGGGAACCCGCTGAACCTCACCGTGGAGACACTGTGCGGGAAGAACATCGCCGTCACCCAGGGTTCGACCGGCCAGCTCAAGCGCCTCCCGGCCCTGAACGAGCAGACCTGCACCTCCAAGGGACAGCCGGCGATCAATGCCGTGACGCTGCCCAACGTCCAGGAGGCCCTGACCCAGCTGCACTCCAAGCGGATCGACGGCGTCCTCTATGACACGACCTCGCTCGCGTGGGCAGAGAAGCAGCAGCCGGGCTCCTTCACCATCATCGGCCAGGTCAACGTCGGCAACAGCGACGTGACCGCCGTCGGACTGAAGAAGGGCTCGCCGCTGACCCCGGCCTTCCAGACAGCGCTCCAGTCCGTCCTTGGGACCCCGGAGTACAAGGAGTCCCTGGAGACCTGGGGTCTGGACTCCGGGGCCATCACCGACGCCAAGCTGAACTAG
- a CDS encoding amino acid ABC transporter permease yields the protein MSSIDPALKPRLRLRTRSEYAGWVLSILLGIGILTSVLTNPNFKWGVVAQYFTHESILRGLMLTIFLTVASMTLGTLLGLGLAIMRSSKVKPVSIAAGLYITLFRGTPVLVQLIFWFNISALYPDLFIGIPFTDIGTAVDMNAIMGPITAALVGLTLNEAAYMAEIIRGGFSSVGKGQLEAADSLGMSAGMRMRKVIIPQAMPSIIPATGNQVIGMFKGTSLVSVLGVAELLQSAQLIYARTYETIPLLLVASLWYLVMTLLLSYPQSKLEQKYSRSASRLPRKAKPVVLTDPEGAAR from the coding sequence GTGAGCAGCATTGATCCAGCCCTCAAGCCACGGCTTCGGCTTCGGACCCGCTCCGAGTACGCGGGATGGGTCCTCAGCATTCTCCTCGGCATCGGGATCCTCACCTCCGTCCTGACCAACCCGAACTTCAAGTGGGGTGTGGTGGCCCAGTACTTCACGCATGAATCCATTCTTCGTGGTCTGATGCTCACCATTTTCCTCACGGTTGCGAGCATGACTTTGGGAACGCTGCTGGGGCTGGGCCTGGCGATCATGCGTTCCTCCAAGGTGAAGCCGGTTTCCATCGCCGCGGGACTCTACATCACGCTGTTCCGCGGCACCCCGGTCCTGGTGCAGCTGATCTTCTGGTTCAACATCTCCGCCCTCTACCCGGACCTGTTCATCGGCATCCCGTTCACGGACATCGGCACCGCCGTGGACATGAATGCGATCATGGGGCCGATCACCGCGGCCTTGGTGGGCCTGACCCTCAATGAGGCCGCCTACATGGCCGAGATCATCCGCGGCGGGTTCTCCTCAGTGGGCAAGGGCCAGCTCGAGGCCGCCGACTCCCTGGGGATGAGCGCCGGCATGAGGATGCGCAAGGTCATCATCCCCCAGGCGATGCCTTCCATCATCCCCGCGACCGGTAACCAGGTCATCGGCATGTTCAAGGGAACCTCCCTGGTCAGCGTCCTCGGTGTGGCCGAGCTGCTCCAAAGCGCGCAGCTCATTTATGCCCGCACCTACGAGACCATCCCGCTGCTGTTGGTTGCCAGCCTCTGGTACCTCGTGATGACCCTGCTGCTGAGTTACCCGCAGTCCAAGCTCGAGCAGAAATACTCCCGTTCAGCCTCCCGGCTTCCCCGGAAAGCGAAACCCGTTGTGCTGACTGACCCGGAAGGCGCTGCCCGATGA
- a CDS encoding amino acid ABC transporter ATP-binding protein has translation MSNDGTILAQKIRKSFGPKTVLKDINLEIASGEICCIIGPSGSGKSTILRCINGLETVDSGVLKVNGEDFGYYETDTAYHALPPKKLAEQRTRVGMVFQSFNLFPNMTAQENIMSGPVLVKGQDKKQAGKRAHELLASVGLAGFGDYYPAQLSGGQQQRVAIARSLAMDPEIMLFDEPTSALDPEKVGEVLAVMKQLAKKGMTMVVVTHEMGFAREVADSLIFMDDGYVVERGDAREVLSNPQEARTQAFLEQVL, from the coding sequence ATGAGCAACGACGGCACCATTCTTGCCCAGAAAATCCGAAAGTCCTTCGGACCCAAAACAGTCCTCAAAGACATCAACCTGGAGATCGCCAGCGGAGAGATCTGCTGCATCATCGGCCCCAGCGGCTCCGGCAAATCCACCATCCTGCGCTGCATCAACGGCCTGGAAACCGTGGACTCAGGAGTCCTGAAAGTCAACGGCGAAGACTTCGGCTACTACGAAACCGACACCGCCTACCACGCCCTGCCACCCAAAAAACTCGCTGAGCAGCGCACCAGGGTCGGCATGGTGTTCCAGTCCTTCAACCTCTTCCCCAACATGACCGCCCAGGAAAACATCATGTCCGGACCCGTCCTGGTCAAAGGCCAGGACAAGAAACAGGCCGGCAAGCGGGCGCACGAACTGCTCGCCAGCGTCGGACTGGCCGGGTTCGGGGACTACTACCCCGCCCAGCTCTCCGGCGGGCAGCAGCAGCGCGTGGCGATCGCACGGTCCCTGGCCATGGACCCGGAGATCATGCTCTTCGATGAACCGACCTCAGCACTGGACCCCGAAAAAGTCGGCGAAGTCCTGGCGGTCATGAAGCAGCTCGCCAAAAAGGGCATGACCATGGTCGTCGTCACCCACGAAATGGGCTTCGCCCGCGAAGTGGCCGACTCGCTGATCTTCATGGACGACGGCTACGTCGTTGAACGCGGAGATGCCCGCGAGGTTCTTTCCAACCCGCAGGAAGCCCGCACCCAGGCCTTCCTGGAACAGGTGCTCTAA